From Streptomyces sp. NBC_00683, one genomic window encodes:
- a CDS encoding DUF1203 domain-containing protein, translating to MTTYEARPIAPTALDDLRKTDDADRPCVPYTAQEGGEPLRCCLRAAGPGERIALVSYAPLRRWAAETWARPGAYDEQGPVFIHAEECEGPAADPDGYPFSRAGSLRTVRRYDADGAIVGGRLLEIPADEERGYDEALAEAFADPEVALVHVRAVEYGCFHFEVRRG from the coding sequence ATGACCACCTATGAGGCACGACCGATCGCCCCCACCGCCCTCGACGACCTCCGCAAGACCGACGACGCGGACCGGCCCTGCGTCCCGTACACGGCGCAGGAGGGCGGCGAACCGCTGCGCTGCTGCCTGCGCGCCGCCGGGCCGGGGGAGCGGATCGCCCTCGTCTCGTACGCCCCGCTGAGGCGCTGGGCGGCGGAGACCTGGGCCCGGCCGGGGGCGTACGACGAGCAGGGCCCGGTCTTCATCCACGCCGAGGAGTGCGAGGGGCCGGCGGCGGACCCGGACGGCTACCCGTTCTCGCGGGCGGGCTCGCTGCGCACGGTCCGCCGCTACGACGCGGACGGCGCGATCGTGGGCGGCCGCCTGCTGGAGATCCCGGCCGACGAGGAGCGTGGCTACGACGAGGCCCTCGCGGAAGCCTTCGCCGACCCGGAGGTGGCGCTGGTGCACGTGCGGGCCGTGGAGTACGGCTGCTTCCACTTCGAGGTGCGACGCGGGTAG
- a CDS encoding ribbon-helix-helix domain-containing protein: protein MKISVSLPQEDVAFVDEYAAKTEADSRSAVIHAAIELLRSANLEADYEAAFAEWDASEDAVFWDRFSGDGIADETR, encoded by the coding sequence ATGAAGATCAGTGTGAGCTTGCCGCAGGAGGATGTCGCCTTCGTCGACGAGTACGCCGCGAAGACCGAGGCGGATTCCCGGTCGGCGGTGATACACGCCGCCATCGAGCTGCTGCGTTCCGCCAACCTGGAGGCCGATTACGAGGCCGCCTTCGCCGAGTGGGACGCGAGCGAGGACGCCGTGTTCTGGGACCGGTTCTCGGGGGACGGGATCGCCGATGAAACGCGGTGA
- a CDS encoding type II toxin-antitoxin system PemK/MazF family toxin, which translates to MKRGDIYLVDYEPVRGSEVNKARPSVIISNDGANAVVARTGRGVVTVVPLTSNVARIYPFQVLLQAGETGLTKDSKVQCEQVRAMAEERFVRQVGTVPRQRMTDIDAALRRHLAL; encoded by the coding sequence ATGAAACGCGGTGACATCTATTTGGTCGACTACGAGCCCGTCCGCGGCAGTGAGGTCAACAAGGCCCGCCCCTCGGTGATCATCTCCAACGACGGAGCGAACGCCGTGGTGGCGCGAACGGGGCGAGGAGTGGTCACCGTCGTACCACTGACCTCGAACGTTGCTCGGATCTATCCCTTCCAGGTGCTGTTGCAGGCCGGGGAGACAGGTTTGACGAAGGACTCCAAGGTGCAGTGCGAGCAGGTACGCGCGATGGCTGAGGAGCGGTTCGTACGGCAGGTCGGCACCGTTCCCCGTCAGCGCATGACGGATATCGACGCGGCTCTGCGGCGGCACCTCGCCCTCTGA
- a CDS encoding aspartate-semialdehyde dehydrogenase — MKVGIVGATGQVGTVMRRILAERKFPVAELRLFASARSAGSTITYEGTDITVEDASTADYTGLDIVLFSAGGATSKALAEKVAAQGAVVIDNSSAWRKDPEVPLVVSEVNAHAIGNRPKGIIANPNCTTMAAMPVLRPLHTEAGLETLTVATYQAVSGSGVAGVAELHGQVSKVAADADKLTHDGGAVDFPEPGVYKRPIAFNVLPLAGSIVDDGSFETDEEQKLRNESRKILEIPELKVSGTCVRVPVFSGHSLQINARFTRPISVERAYELLKDAEGVELSEIPTPLQAAGQDASYVGRIRVDETVEHGLALFVSNDNLRKGAALNAVQIAELVAAELKG; from the coding sequence GTGAAGGTCGGAATCGTCGGCGCCACCGGTCAGGTCGGCACAGTCATGCGCAGGATCCTGGCCGAGCGGAAGTTCCCCGTCGCCGAACTGCGGCTCTTCGCCTCCGCCCGCTCCGCGGGCTCCACGATCACGTACGAGGGCACGGACATCACCGTCGAGGACGCCTCCACGGCCGATTACACGGGTCTGGACATCGTGCTGTTCTCCGCGGGCGGCGCGACGTCGAAGGCCCTGGCCGAGAAGGTCGCCGCCCAGGGTGCCGTCGTGATCGACAACTCCTCCGCCTGGCGCAAGGACCCGGAGGTACCGCTGGTGGTCTCCGAGGTCAACGCGCACGCGATCGGCAACCGCCCCAAGGGCATCATCGCCAACCCGAACTGCACGACGATGGCCGCCATGCCCGTGCTGCGCCCGCTGCACACGGAGGCAGGTCTGGAGACGCTGACCGTCGCCACGTACCAGGCGGTGTCGGGTTCCGGCGTCGCCGGTGTCGCGGAGCTGCACGGCCAGGTGTCCAAGGTCGCCGCCGACGCGGACAAGCTCACGCACGACGGCGGCGCGGTCGACTTCCCCGAGCCGGGTGTCTACAAGCGTCCGATCGCCTTCAACGTGCTGCCGCTGGCCGGCTCGATCGTCGACGACGGTTCGTTCGAGACGGACGAGGAGCAGAAGCTCCGCAACGAGTCCCGCAAGATCCTGGAGATCCCGGAGCTCAAGGTGTCCGGCACCTGCGTCCGGGTCCCGGTCTTCTCCGGCCACTCCCTGCAGATCAATGCCCGCTTCACCCGTCCGATCAGCGTCGAGCGCGCCTACGAGCTGCTGAAGGACGCCGAGGGTGTCGAGCTCTCGGAGATCCCGACCCCGCTCCAGGCGGCCGGCCAGGACGCCTCGTACGTGGGCCGCATCCGGGTCGACGAGACCGTCGAGCACGGTCTCGCGCTCTTCGTCTCCAACGACAACCTGCGCAAGGGCGCGGCGCTGAACGCGGTGCAGATCGCGGAGCTGGTGGCGGCGGAGCTCAAGGGCTGA
- a CDS encoding RNA polymerase sigma factor → MLGRKAAGAGDDPLGPAQVNRVRAVLSLGGVPYSDLQDGVQQIRLRLLERSASGREAPREIGAWAAVVASNLAADWHRSRNRQERVGARLAALSPADSGTEGGQEARLLALTVAEGLDELPAPQRQALVLRFYADLSVPQIAAELGIPEGTVKSRLHVAARAMRERLARVHADEVV, encoded by the coding sequence TTGCTGGGAAGGAAGGCGGCCGGTGCGGGGGACGACCCCCTGGGCCCGGCACAGGTGAACCGCGTCAGGGCGGTTCTTTCTCTGGGCGGAGTTCCGTACTCCGACCTGCAGGACGGTGTGCAGCAGATACGGCTGCGCCTCCTGGAGCGCTCGGCGAGCGGCCGGGAAGCCCCCCGGGAGATCGGCGCCTGGGCGGCCGTGGTCGCCTCGAACCTGGCCGCCGACTGGCACCGGAGCAGGAACCGACAGGAACGGGTCGGCGCCCGGCTCGCCGCGCTGAGCCCGGCCGATTCCGGGACCGAGGGCGGTCAGGAGGCCCGCCTGCTGGCTCTCACGGTGGCCGAGGGGCTGGACGAACTGCCGGCACCGCAGCGCCAGGCCCTGGTCCTGCGGTTCTACGCGGACCTCTCGGTACCGCAGATCGCGGCGGAGCTGGGCATCCCCGAGGGAACGGTCAAGAGCCGCCTGCACGTGGCGGCCCGAGCGATGCGCGAGCGGCTCGCGCGGGTTCACGCGGACGAGGTGGTGTGA
- a CDS encoding S8 family serine peptidase yields the protein MLMTKESPSSIPGARRAARIAAAAGLVAALAASGAAPVFAADAPVTTPVKPAATSDKGDKLGEADADVLAKAEAKGEKNITMMVATAPGATEQVTEQLDAVKGSVLGQTYDKLGYVRATVPTATAEATIKAAQKLSSVYGIDLKQEIKLDDPTPTGDRAAGAKQTKSTGSYPAPGKNTPAKNPYNPSFETGAVDFVQQHPKADGRGITIGVLDSGVDIAHPALQKTTTGERKIVDWVTATDPVSDGDRTWLRMTAAVAGPTFTIGGRTYSAPEGSYKIQIFSEAATLGGDMAGDLNRDGDTTDKWAVLYDPTAGTVRVDLNDDANFANDAVLQPYKDKHQVGYFGTDNPATQIVERIPFVVETRKDVVFDAAGTKADYVNIGVIESEHGTHVAGITAANGLFGGKMNGAAPGAKVVSSRACTWSGGCTNIALTEGMIDLVVNRGVDVVNMSIGGLPPLNDGNNARAELYKRLIDIYGVQLVISAGNEGPGVNTIGDPGLADHVISVGASISKETWAANYGSNVTKKYDMLPFSSRGPREDGGFAPILTAPGASINTTQTWFPGGPVKEAGYTLPAGYSMLQGTSMSSPQAAGATALLLSAAKQKNIELPPADLRTALTSTATHIDGVPAHAQGAGLINIVGAWKQIEKQGAPAHEFSVKAPVDTAIDFALKTPGFGTGLYDREGGLKAGQKKSYDVTVTRTTGPDRAVAHKLSWKNNDGTFKLAGSSTVSLPLGKPVTVKVEAKPGTAGVHSAILQVDDAKTVGVDQQILATVIVSKDLVKPGYAFSTTGSVQRNGTTSYFVNVPEGAETLEVAMSALRSGSQTRFISIHPYGVAVEDSSTIFCYPNYENPANTCRPDTRSYKAPQPGVWEIEVESRRTSPLLDNPYKLDVSLLGASFDPAVKTIAEAKIGTPAAVDWKVTNNAGDLEGSLKGGSLGSAKVERPSISTGETYETTVTIGEGVEKLDFAIGGTSDANADIDLYVYNGDTEVGASTTAGSEESVSLVKPAAGTYTVVIDGYAVPAGTTEYDYRDVYYAPSLGAINVDESKVVTLANGASAQVGAEVVVAGAAPEGRQFFGEVHLVNSRGTAAGTGSVVIEKVTP from the coding sequence ATGCTGATGACCAAGGAATCCCCCAGCTCCATACCCGGGGCGAGACGCGCGGCGCGCATCGCAGCCGCTGCCGGTCTGGTGGCCGCACTGGCCGCCTCCGGCGCCGCCCCGGTCTTCGCCGCCGACGCCCCGGTGACCACTCCGGTGAAGCCCGCCGCCACCAGCGACAAGGGCGACAAGCTCGGTGAGGCCGACGCCGATGTGCTGGCGAAGGCCGAGGCCAAGGGCGAGAAGAACATCACGATGATGGTCGCCACCGCCCCCGGTGCGACCGAGCAGGTCACCGAGCAACTGGACGCCGTCAAGGGGTCCGTGCTGGGGCAGACGTACGACAAGCTCGGCTATGTCCGGGCCACCGTGCCGACCGCGACGGCCGAGGCCACCATCAAGGCGGCCCAGAAGCTGTCCTCGGTGTACGGCATCGATCTCAAGCAGGAGATCAAGCTCGACGACCCGACGCCCACGGGCGACCGGGCCGCCGGTGCGAAGCAGACGAAGTCCACGGGCAGTTACCCGGCGCCCGGCAAGAACACGCCGGCGAAGAACCCGTACAACCCGTCCTTCGAGACGGGCGCGGTCGACTTCGTCCAGCAGCACCCGAAGGCCGACGGCCGCGGTATCACCATCGGTGTCCTGGACTCCGGTGTCGACATCGCGCACCCGGCGCTGCAGAAGACCACCACCGGCGAGCGCAAGATCGTCGACTGGGTGACCGCCACCGACCCCGTGAGCGACGGCGACCGCACCTGGCTGCGGATGACCGCGGCCGTGGCGGGTCCGACGTTCACCATCGGCGGCCGCACCTACTCGGCGCCGGAGGGGTCCTACAAGATCCAGATCTTCTCCGAGGCCGCCACCCTGGGTGGCGACATGGCCGGGGACCTGAACCGGGACGGCGACACCACCGACAAGTGGGCCGTGCTCTACGACCCGACCGCCGGTACCGTCCGCGTCGACCTGAACGACGACGCGAACTTCGCCAACGACGCCGTGCTCCAGCCGTACAAGGACAAGCACCAGGTCGGCTACTTCGGTACGGACAACCCGGCGACGCAGATCGTCGAGCGCATCCCGTTCGTCGTCGAGACCCGCAAGGACGTCGTCTTCGACGCGGCCGGCACCAAGGCCGACTACGTCAACATCGGCGTCATCGAGAGCGAGCACGGCACGCACGTCGCGGGCATCACCGCGGCCAACGGCCTGTTCGGCGGCAAGATGAACGGCGCGGCGCCCGGCGCCAAGGTCGTCTCCTCGCGTGCCTGCACCTGGTCCGGCGGCTGCACCAACATCGCGCTGACCGAGGGCATGATCGACCTCGTCGTGAACCGCGGTGTCGACGTCGTCAACATGTCGATCGGCGGCCTGCCGCCGCTCAACGACGGCAACAACGCGCGCGCCGAGCTCTACAAGCGGCTCATCGACATCTACGGCGTCCAGCTGGTCATCTCGGCCGGCAACGAGGGCCCGGGTGTCAACACGATCGGTGACCCCGGCCTCGCCGACCACGTCATCTCGGTCGGCGCGTCCATCTCCAAGGAGACCTGGGCCGCGAACTACGGCTCGAACGTCACCAAGAAGTACGACATGCTGCCCTTCTCCTCGCGCGGTCCGCGTGAGGACGGCGGCTTCGCGCCGATCCTGACCGCTCCGGGTGCGTCCATCAACACCACCCAGACCTGGTTCCCCGGCGGTCCGGTCAAGGAGGCGGGTTACACGCTGCCCGCCGGTTACTCCATGCTGCAGGGCACCTCGATGTCCTCGCCGCAGGCCGCGGGCGCCACGGCGCTGCTCCTGTCCGCCGCGAAGCAGAAGAACATCGAACTGCCCCCGGCCGACCTGCGCACCGCGCTGACCAGCACCGCCACCCACATCGACGGCGTGCCCGCGCACGCCCAGGGTGCCGGTCTGATCAACATCGTCGGTGCCTGGAAGCAGATCGAGAAGCAGGGCGCCCCGGCGCACGAGTTCTCGGTCAAGGCCCCGGTCGACACCGCGATCGACTTCGCGCTGAAGACCCCGGGCTTCGGCACCGGCCTGTACGACCGTGAGGGCGGCCTGAAGGCCGGCCAGAAGAAGTCGTACGACGTCACCGTCACCCGCACCACGGGTCCGGACCGCGCCGTCGCGCACAAGCTGTCGTGGAAGAACAACGACGGCACCTTCAAGCTGGCCGGTTCGAGCACCGTCTCGCTGCCGCTCGGCAAGCCCGTGACCGTCAAGGTCGAGGCGAAGCCCGGCACCGCCGGTGTGCACAGCGCGATCCTGCAGGTGGACGACGCCAAGACCGTCGGTGTCGACCAGCAGATTCTGGCCACCGTCATCGTTTCCAAGGACCTGGTGAAGCCGGGTTACGCGTTCTCGACGACCGGCTCGGTGCAGCGCAACGGCACCACGTCGTACTTCGTGAACGTCCCCGAGGGTGCGGAGACGCTCGAGGTCGCGATGAGCGCCCTGCGCTCGGGCAGCCAGACGCGGTTCATCTCCATCCACCCCTACGGGGTCGCGGTGGAGGACAGCTCCACGATCTTCTGCTACCCGAACTACGAGAACCCGGCCAACACCTGCCGTCCGGACACGCGGTCCTACAAGGCCCCGCAGCCCGGCGTCTGGGAGATCGAGGTCGAGTCCCGTCGTACGTCGCCGCTGCTGGACAACCCGTACAAGCTGGATGTCTCGCTGCTCGGCGCGTCCTTCGACCCGGCGGTGAAGACCATCGCCGAGGCGAAGATCGGCACCCCGGCCGCGGTGGACTGGAAGGTCACCAACAACGCCGGTGACCTCGAGGGCTCGCTCAAGGGCGGCTCGCTGGGTTCGGCCAAGGTCGAGCGTCCGTCGATCTCCACAGGTGAGACGTACGAGACCACGGTCACCATCGGTGAGGGCGTCGAGAAGCTCGACTTCGCCATCGGTGGCACCTCGGACGCCAACGCCGACATCGACCTGTACGTCTACAACGGCGACACGGAGGTCGGTGCGTCCACGACGGCCGGCTCGGAGGAGTCGGTCAGCCTGGTGAAGCCGGCCGCCGGTACCTACACCGTCGTCATCGACGGCTACGCGGTCCCGGCCGGGACCACCGAGTACGACTACCGCGATGTGTACTACGCACCGTCGCTCGGCGCGATCAACGTCGACGAGTCGAAGGTCGTGACCCTGGCCAACGGCGCGTCCGCGCAGGTCGGCGCCGAGGTCGTGGTCGCCGGAGCGGCTCCCGAGGGCCGTCAGTTCTTCGGCGAGGTACACCTGGTGAACTCCCGCGGCACCGCGGCGGGCACCGGCAGCGTCGTGATCGAGAAGGTCACGCCGTAA